From Demequina lutea, a single genomic window includes:
- a CDS encoding type IV pilus twitching motility protein PilT, producing the protein MSKPARIGSAQEMQPGDLDVSDALRMMLRVGASDLHLTTGAPPMVRLDGQLAALPGMNVLKPDSLRRSLYSMLTQKQREKFEEELELDFSHALVGEARFRVNLYRQRDSTGAVFRVIPYEIKSLEALGIPPIVAGLAQLPRGLVLVTGPTGSGKSTTLASLVDAANKSRSAHIVTIEDPIEFLHRHKRSIVNQREVGTDTLSFERALRHVLRQDPDIILIGEMRDLETIQVALTAAETGHLVFATLHTQDSSQTIDRIIDVFPAGQQGQIRTQLATAIQGIVCQALLRRQDGPGRVAATEVLLATPAIRNLIREGKTHQIYTALQAGASLGMQTMDQNLADLVKRNVVSYEAALELCHSVEEFRRLSGKHVGMAR; encoded by the coding sequence ATGTCCAAGCCTGCCCGCATCGGCAGCGCGCAGGAGATGCAGCCAGGGGATCTCGACGTTTCGGACGCGCTGCGCATGATGCTCCGGGTGGGAGCATCGGACCTGCACCTGACCACCGGCGCTCCGCCGATGGTCAGGCTTGATGGGCAGCTTGCGGCGCTTCCTGGAATGAACGTGTTGAAGCCCGACAGTTTGCGGAGGTCGCTGTACTCGATGCTGACGCAGAAGCAGCGGGAAAAGTTTGAAGAGGAACTGGAACTCGACTTCTCGCACGCGCTGGTCGGGGAGGCGCGCTTCCGCGTCAACCTGTACCGGCAGCGCGACTCGACGGGTGCGGTCTTCCGTGTCATTCCGTATGAGATCAAGTCGCTGGAGGCGCTCGGAATCCCCCCCATCGTGGCGGGCCTGGCCCAACTGCCGCGAGGTCTCGTGCTCGTCACCGGTCCCACGGGTTCGGGAAAGTCCACCACGCTTGCGTCGTTGGTTGACGCGGCGAACAAGTCGCGCAGCGCACATATCGTGACCATCGAGGACCCCATCGAGTTCCTCCACCGTCACAAGCGGTCGATCGTGAACCAGCGTGAAGTGGGTACGGACACCCTTTCATTCGAGCGCGCATTGCGGCACGTGTTGCGACAAGACCCCGACATCATCCTCATCGGCGAGATGCGGGACCTCGAGACCATCCAGGTGGCGCTGACGGCCGCCGAGACCGGCCACCTCGTATTCGCTACGCTCCACACCCAGGATTCTTCACAGACGATTGACCGCATCATCGACGTGTTTCCGGCTGGCCAGCAGGGGCAGATTCGTACGCAATTGGCGACCGCAATCCAGGGCATCGTGTGCCAGGCCCTGTTGCGCCGTCAGGATGGACCTGGCCGTGTGGCCGCCACAGAAGTGCTGTTGGCTACTCCGGCGATCCGCAACCTCATCCGTGAGGGTAAGACCCACCAGATCTACACCGCGCTACAGGCGGGAGCGAGCCTGGGTATGCAGACCATGGACCAGAACCTTGCCGATCTCGTCAAGCGCAATGTGGTCTCGTATGAGGCCGCGCTTGAGTTGTGTCACTCGGTCGAGGAGTTCCGGCGCCTGTCCGGTAAACACGTGGGGATGGCGAGGTAA
- a CDS encoding type II secretion system F family protein: protein MAAVKKFEYSVRDAQGRVQKGSIEASSEAAVASRLRDLKLAPISINEIKTTGLKTEIKIPGFSDRVSLKDISVMARQLATMISAGLSLLRSLTILAEQTENPALSRVILDVRADVEGGRSLSAAIGRHPKVFPPLMINMVRAGEVGGFLDSVLDSVATNFEAEVKLHGKIKSAMAYPTVVFAIAILAVVGMLLFIVPTFQNLFASLGGQLPLLTRILVAMSHGLKVGAIPLVVVIFAGVYLWRANKRKRGFRQVVEPLYLKAPIFGGLVQKVALARFTRNLGAMLRAGVPILQSLEIVGEASGNIVVENATRAVGESVRSGNSLAKPLSAHPIFPPMAVQMMAVGEDTGQLDQMLDKIADFYDQEVESTTEALTSLIEPLMIAVLGAIIGFMVIGLYMPIFSIFNLVK from the coding sequence ATGGCCGCTGTCAAGAAGTTCGAGTATTCCGTTCGCGACGCTCAGGGCAGGGTCCAGAAGGGGTCAATTGAGGCCTCATCGGAGGCGGCGGTCGCCAGCCGTCTCAGGGACTTGAAACTTGCGCCGATCTCGATTAACGAGATCAAGACCACCGGACTCAAGACCGAGATTAAGATCCCGGGGTTCAGTGATCGGGTTTCTCTCAAGGACATTTCGGTAATGGCGCGCCAGTTAGCGACAATGATTTCGGCCGGATTGTCCCTTTTGCGCTCCTTAACCATTCTTGCGGAACAGACGGAGAATCCGGCGCTGTCCCGGGTGATTTTGGATGTCCGCGCGGATGTTGAGGGCGGACGCTCCCTTTCCGCGGCTATCGGTCGTCACCCCAAGGTGTTCCCTCCGCTCATGATCAACATGGTGCGTGCCGGAGAGGTGGGTGGGTTTTTGGACTCCGTGCTCGATTCCGTGGCCACGAACTTTGAGGCCGAGGTCAAGTTGCACGGCAAGATCAAGTCCGCCATGGCGTACCCCACGGTGGTGTTCGCCATCGCCATTCTCGCGGTCGTGGGCATGTTGCTTTTCATCGTGCCCACGTTTCAAAACCTGTTCGCGTCGCTCGGCGGTCAGCTTCCGCTCCTGACGCGGATACTGGTCGCGATGTCCCATGGGTTGAAGGTTGGCGCCATCCCGCTCGTCGTAGTCATCTTCGCGGGCGTCTACCTGTGGAGGGCGAACAAGCGGAAGAGGGGCTTCCGCCAGGTCGTGGAGCCGCTGTACCTCAAGGCACCCATATTCGGGGGTTTGGTGCAGAAGGTCGCGCTTGCCCGATTCACGCGGAACCTTGGAGCCATGCTCCGCGCGGGTGTTCCCATTCTGCAATCGCTCGAAATCGTCGGCGAGGCCAGCGGCAATATTGTGGTCGAAAACGCCACGAGAGCCGTAGGGGAGTCGGTGCGGTCGGGGAACTCTCTCGCCAAGCCGCTTTCCGCACACCCCATCTTTCCACCCATGGCGGTGCAGATGATGGCCGTGGGTGAAGACACCGGCCAACTCGACCAGATGCTCGACAAGATCGCCGACTTCTACGACCAGGAAGTGGAATCGACCACAGAGGCCTTGACTAGCCTCATCGAGCCTCTCATGATTGCCGTATTGGGCGCGATCATTGGATTTATGGTGATCGGTCTGTACATGCCCATATTCTCTATCTTCAATCTCGTCAAATAG
- a CDS encoding type II secretion system protein — MLARIRERKDQDGFTLIELLVVMIIIGILAAIAIPIFLNQRKSAHDSAIKSDLRSAATEVESWYVNNQAYPATNAKFKSLPIKTSPGVSLTYTLTSDHYCILGANADASHSWVYKSADGGLQGGSVTTC; from the coding sequence ATGCTCGCACGCATTCGTGAACGCAAGGACCAGGACGGCTTCACGCTCATTGAGTTGCTGGTCGTCATGATCATCATCGGCATTCTTGCCGCGATCGCCATCCCGATCTTCCTGAACCAGCGCAAGTCGGCACACGACTCGGCTATCAAGTCGGACCTGCGCTCTGCGGCGACCGAGGTTGAGTCCTGGTATGTGAACAACCAGGCCTACCCCGCAACCAATGCGAAATTCAAGTCGTTGCCGATCAAGACGTCTCCCGGCGTCTCGCTGACCTACACCCTCACGTCCGACCACTACTGCATCCTGGGTGCGAACGCCGACGCGAGCCACAGCTGGGTTTACAAGTCCGCCGATGGCGGTCTGCAGGGCGGAAGTGTTACGACCTGCTAG
- a CDS encoding type IV pilus modification PilV family protein, which produces MRAQRRHHDDGFSLVEVIVAIVILGIVATSALYFFINGMQTTSNLSRQQRAVAIATSAMEHTFTIDPHLSPIAGVSGLVIGRSAAEVNDAFSKFAGVDGVADTYPLSDPHGATGAGDVKVFDTVSAANNTTYDVYTLIGSCYRSPAVAGAAQPCTKVGGYSTEPAAGGVGVSRELRIIVVVRWKPIGGECDATGGICSYNVSTLVDPSNDLAWSRVSRPVAVDDPDYAYDPVAGNPTYSLHVMDNDILGSVRSIPVQKVPGSELDSTAGSVTYPSDGVLVYTPPPATPGGSALGGWVSGIFTFKYAVFDRTGASSSATVTITLHPKAVADPALSASQGIPKVLPVLANDLGSPTAVQITGGPYLPGAKISVSGTTVTYTPGDPGTDTFTYKFTDAAGQSSQAVTATVKVDPLTAQDFTMVLPYSTTATWTDISSQLRGTNPAETQITVTGLPSPGTGSLLIDGNPYTGGTATGTIIKFQPPAGKAGEWTFPFKVVLGARTSDNTANAVIRVEAPASVFQANPDDQPYGLSISDRYVKTIEISSNDLPDWSKVSGYTVTAGSIKSNCGRWYQVEPYWSNYLAKGYALLYLDSADTTSGTKNCTASYTVTRKSDGATSTTQITYDVAKSYGWGG; this is translated from the coding sequence ATGAGAGCACAGCGCCGCCACCACGATGATGGCTTCAGCCTCGTCGAGGTAATTGTCGCGATCGTCATTCTTGGCATCGTCGCCACCAGCGCGCTCTATTTCTTCATCAACGGCATGCAGACCACTTCCAACCTCTCCCGCCAACAGCGGGCCGTGGCGATCGCAACGTCGGCCATGGAGCATACGTTTACGATTGATCCACACTTGAGCCCCATCGCCGGAGTGTCCGGACTCGTGATTGGGCGTTCTGCGGCCGAGGTCAACGACGCATTCTCAAAGTTTGCCGGAGTCGACGGGGTGGCGGACACTTACCCTCTGTCCGATCCCCATGGGGCCACGGGCGCGGGTGATGTCAAGGTCTTCGATACCGTGAGCGCTGCGAACAACACGACCTATGACGTCTATACCCTCATCGGGTCGTGCTACCGGAGCCCCGCGGTCGCCGGCGCCGCCCAGCCGTGCACCAAGGTCGGTGGCTACTCAACCGAACCCGCCGCAGGGGGGGTTGGTGTCTCGAGGGAACTACGCATCATCGTCGTGGTGAGGTGGAAGCCCATCGGCGGCGAATGTGATGCGACAGGCGGTATCTGTTCGTACAACGTTTCCACGCTCGTCGACCCATCGAACGACCTCGCGTGGAGCCGCGTGAGCAGGCCCGTGGCCGTCGACGATCCCGACTATGCCTACGACCCGGTAGCGGGCAACCCCACCTATAGCCTTCACGTGATGGACAACGACATCCTTGGATCGGTGCGGAGCATTCCGGTTCAAAAAGTACCTGGAAGTGAACTCGATTCGACGGCCGGGAGTGTCACCTACCCCTCAGACGGCGTCCTTGTGTACACCCCCCCTCCCGCAACGCCTGGTGGTTCGGCGTTGGGCGGTTGGGTGTCGGGCATCTTCACGTTTAAGTACGCAGTGTTTGATCGCACCGGCGCATCTTCGTCGGCGACGGTCACCATCACCTTGCATCCCAAGGCAGTGGCGGACCCTGCTCTGTCCGCGAGCCAGGGCATACCCAAGGTGCTCCCGGTGTTGGCGAACGACCTCGGATCGCCCACTGCAGTTCAGATCACTGGCGGACCATACCTGCCGGGTGCGAAGATCTCGGTGTCAGGCACCACGGTGACGTATACGCCTGGCGACCCCGGCACCGACACCTTCACGTACAAGTTCACCGATGCCGCTGGCCAGTCAAGCCAAGCGGTGACTGCAACGGTCAAGGTCGACCCCTTGACGGCGCAGGACTTCACGATGGTCCTGCCGTACAGCACCACGGCCACGTGGACCGACATCTCGAGCCAACTCCGTGGCACCAACCCCGCCGAGACGCAGATCACAGTGACGGGACTACCCTCGCCGGGCACCGGGTCGTTGCTCATCGATGGAAATCCCTACACGGGAGGCACCGCGACGGGCACCATTATCAAGTTCCAGCCCCCGGCAGGCAAGGCGGGGGAATGGACGTTCCCGTTCAAGGTCGTGCTCGGCGCGCGCACGAGTGACAACACCGCCAATGCCGTGATTCGAGTCGAGGCTCCAGCATCGGTCTTCCAAGCCAATCCCGACGACCAGCCGTATGGATTGAGTATCTCCGATAGGTATGTGAAGACCATCGAGATTTCCTCCAACGACCTGCCGGACTGGAGCAAAGTCAGCGGGTACACAGTGACGGCTGGCTCCATCAAAAGCAACTGTGGCAGGTGGTACCAGGTCGAGCCCTACTGGAGCAACTACCTCGCCAAAGGGTATGCGTTGCTCTACCTCGACTCGGCCGACACCACGAGTGGTACGAAGAACTGCACCGCCAGCTACACGGTGACGCGGAAGTCCGACGGGGCGACCTCTACGACACAGATCACCTACGACGTGGCCAAGTCGTACGGGTGGGGTGGGTGA
- a CDS encoding PilW family protein: protein MSSLLTRLRAALRREESDDSGLTIIELVVAMSIFTIVLAIYFSALISMSKTTVQAQGSVDASDALRATFNVLDHEVRYASSINTPGQGASGAWYAEFEATDLPQKAFPMCYQWRLDPNTHVLSTRTWTEDGTSAPTAWHGVSWNVQAGGGASPFTLTPAVGTVLRQSLTVHLTVKGPAGAQLADQETTFIARNSSSASKSDLVCTAGMSRP, encoded by the coding sequence ATGTCATCACTCCTAACTCGCCTTCGCGCCGCACTCCGTCGCGAAGAGTCCGACGACTCGGGCCTCACCATCATCGAACTCGTGGTAGCTATGTCGATCTTCACCATCGTGCTCGCGATCTATTTCTCCGCACTGATCTCCATGTCCAAGACCACGGTACAAGCCCAGGGTTCGGTTGATGCGTCGGACGCATTGCGGGCGACCTTCAACGTTCTGGATCACGAGGTACGCTACGCGTCGTCGATCAACACTCCCGGCCAGGGAGCGTCGGGAGCGTGGTACGCGGAGTTCGAAGCAACCGACCTTCCCCAAAAGGCGTTCCCTATGTGCTATCAGTGGCGCCTCGACCCCAATACCCATGTGCTTTCGACTCGCACGTGGACTGAGGACGGCACAAGTGCGCCCACGGCCTGGCACGGCGTGTCGTGGAACGTGCAGGCAGGAGGCGGCGCGTCGCCCTTTACGCTCACTCCTGCAGTTGGCACCGTATTGCGCCAGTCCTTGACCGTTCACCTGACGGTGAAAGGCCCCGCCGGAGCGCAGTTGGCGGACCAGGAGACCACCTTTATTGCTCGCAACAGTTCGTCCGCGTCGAAGAGCGACCTCGTGTGCACGGCAGGAATGAGTCGACCATGA
- a CDS encoding prepilin peptidase: MYVIAGILGVIFGSFLNVVIWRVPRGKSLVRPGSACPKCGANVLPRDNVPIVSWLLLRGACRACKAPISARYPLVEAGTAAAFVVVVLLFPHDPWAWPAWWYFAAIGIALAMIDLDVKRLPSVIILPSYVVGGVLISLAIALGPTSLADGARATIGMASLWALYALLATLKPGGMGWGDVRLAGVLGGYLGWLGVGSLVVGAFAAFLLGAVWSVGLMLLRGATRKSRVPFGPWMIVGSAVGVVWGESLWQAYLSLIV; the protein is encoded by the coding sequence ATGTACGTCATCGCAGGAATACTGGGTGTGATCTTCGGGTCCTTCCTGAATGTGGTGATCTGGAGGGTTCCACGCGGCAAGTCGTTGGTTAGGCCCGGCAGTGCGTGTCCCAAATGTGGGGCAAACGTGTTGCCTCGTGACAACGTGCCGATCGTGTCGTGGTTGCTGCTGCGGGGAGCATGCCGCGCATGCAAAGCGCCGATCTCCGCCCGCTACCCGCTCGTCGAGGCGGGAACGGCGGCCGCCTTTGTAGTCGTGGTCCTCCTTTTCCCTCATGATCCGTGGGCCTGGCCCGCGTGGTGGTACTTCGCCGCCATAGGTATCGCGCTTGCCATGATTGACCTCGACGTGAAGCGACTGCCGAGCGTCATCATCCTTCCGTCCTACGTGGTCGGTGGGGTTTTGATCTCTCTCGCGATTGCCTTGGGTCCGACGAGCCTGGCCGACGGCGCCCGGGCTACCATCGGCATGGCGTCGCTTTGGGCGCTTTATGCGCTCCTCGCGACCTTGAAACCTGGTGGCATGGGTTGGGGGGACGTGAGGCTTGCGGGCGTGCTGGGGGGTTATCTCGGGTGGTTGGGTGTGGGTTCGCTTGTCGTCGGGGCCTTTGCAGCTTTCCTTCTTGGGGCAGTGTGGTCAGTGGGACTGATGTTGTTGCGTGGGGCAACGCGCAAGAGCCGCGTCCCTTTTGGACCTTGGATGATCGTCGGCTCAGCCGTCGGTGTGGTGTGGGGTGAATCGCTGTGGCAGGCATACCTGTCGTTGATTGTTTGA
- the pilM gene encoding type IV pilus assembly protein PilM, with amino-acid sequence MAKSRVIGLDIGTTMVRAAEVEQEARSGRATLVSYGEVSLAPGAVEDASVVSTEVVSAAIQRLWHESKFSSRNVVMGMGAITTAVREIDVPFMPMAQLRQSLPFQVQEMLPMPVDEAILDFYPGSRFDGPAGEMVRGLLVAATKRSVSANVAAAERGKLHPQVVDLNALALLRSAKVSSRQENVVAVVDIGGSMTTVAIAARGVPRMVRVIPNGGRDVTNAVSRQMNIPIADAEGLKRQIASSAQVPQEWALAHEAINEVNRNLVDSIRNTFVYHQSNNPGAAIDMVVLTGGGAQLGGLPQLLSNAARIAVTFGDPLAGMSIESKAQVHISAPVTMAVAVGLALAVAS; translated from the coding sequence ATGGCAAAGTCTCGCGTCATTGGACTTGACATCGGCACGACGATGGTCCGTGCGGCCGAAGTCGAGCAGGAAGCACGCTCGGGACGTGCAACGCTCGTTTCCTATGGCGAGGTTTCGCTCGCACCCGGCGCCGTAGAAGACGCCTCGGTGGTATCTACTGAGGTGGTCAGCGCAGCAATTCAGCGCCTGTGGCATGAATCGAAGTTCTCGTCGCGCAACGTGGTCATGGGCATGGGGGCTATTACCACGGCGGTACGCGAGATTGACGTGCCGTTTATGCCCATGGCCCAATTGCGTCAGTCGTTGCCGTTCCAGGTGCAGGAGATGCTCCCGATGCCTGTCGATGAGGCAATCTTGGATTTCTATCCGGGCTCTCGATTCGATGGGCCGGCGGGGGAAATGGTTCGTGGCTTACTCGTAGCGGCCACCAAGAGGTCCGTGAGCGCGAACGTTGCCGCGGCGGAGCGCGGAAAGTTACACCCGCAGGTTGTTGACCTCAACGCATTGGCGCTTTTGCGTTCGGCGAAGGTGAGTTCGCGGCAAGAGAACGTGGTGGCCGTGGTCGACATTGGTGGTTCGATGACGACCGTCGCGATTGCCGCCAGAGGAGTACCGCGGATGGTCCGAGTCATTCCCAACGGCGGCCGCGACGTGACAAATGCGGTGTCGCGCCAAATGAACATTCCTATTGCCGATGCCGAAGGTCTAAAACGGCAGATCGCCAGTTCTGCGCAGGTTCCGCAGGAGTGGGCACTAGCTCACGAAGCGATCAACGAGGTCAATCGCAATCTCGTCGACTCGATCCGCAACACATTTGTCTACCACCAATCCAACAATCCCGGTGCGGCCATTGACATGGTTGTTCTTACCGGAGGGGGTGCGCAATTGGGTGGCCTACCGCAGTTACTGTCCAACGCGGCAAGGATCGCCGTGACCTTTGGTGACCCGCTCGCGGGGATGAGCATCGAGAGCAAGGCTCAAGTTCATATCTCGGCTCCCGTGACCATGGCCGTGGCCGTGGGACTTGCCCTGGCGGTGGCATCATGA
- a CDS encoding PilN domain-containing protein — MTDTTMQQAPVPGAPRLPQVNLLPPDVRARRRVAFARAWLALAVLVVVLLTMVSAVSVSWEKKSAESELADIQARNDSLLHEQAKYAEAPKVLQELKARESARTVAMSTEVLWSPYLAAISSATPLEASIDALVVSEDTVWTGSQTYAAGPLDTPGTVGLVSLNGKALTLGAVSDWQDALSALKGIADVNVSSVQLNADNGTTYYAVTATFKVTPDAFANQFVTEQ, encoded by the coding sequence ATGACCGACACGACGATGCAGCAGGCGCCGGTACCCGGCGCCCCGCGTTTGCCCCAAGTCAACCTCCTGCCGCCAGACGTGCGCGCCAGGCGCAGGGTCGCCTTCGCGAGGGCGTGGTTGGCGTTGGCAGTGCTCGTAGTGGTGCTCTTGACCATGGTCTCCGCGGTTTCGGTGTCGTGGGAAAAGAAGTCCGCGGAATCGGAGTTGGCCGACATCCAGGCCAGGAACGATTCTCTGCTCCATGAGCAGGCAAAATACGCTGAAGCCCCGAAGGTCCTTCAGGAACTGAAGGCACGCGAATCAGCCCGTACGGTCGCAATGTCGACAGAGGTGCTGTGGTCTCCTTACCTAGCCGCAATCTCCTCGGCGACGCCGCTCGAAGCCTCGATTGATGCTCTTGTCGTGTCAGAAGACACGGTGTGGACTGGGTCGCAAACCTACGCGGCTGGGCCGCTCGACACGCCGGGAACGGTGGGTCTGGTGAGCCTCAACGGAAAGGCACTAACGCTTGGGGCGGTCTCCGACTGGCAAGACGCCCTGTCTGCACTCAAGGGCATTGCTGACGTGAACGTCTCGAGCGTTCAGCTCAACGCAGATAACGGAACCACCTATTACGCCGTGACAGCGACGTTCAAAGTAACGCCGGACGCGTTCGCCAATCAATTCGTGACGGAGCAGTGA
- the aroC gene encoding chorismate synthase has product MLRWLTAGESHGPALVGTLEGLPAGVEITTSEVQSALARRRLGYGRGARMAFEQDQVTILGGVRHGISQGGPIAIMVGNTEWPKWQSVMSADPVDPSELEGGRAAPLTRPRPGHADLVGMTKYAHDDARPILERASARETAARVALGAVAEAFLEQAAGITLVSHTLQVGPIRVPDDAPLPGPDAGAVLDADPIRCFDPATSAAMIAEIDQCQKDGDTLGGVVEVVAYGLPVGLGSHVHWDRRLDAKLAAALMGIQAIKGVEIGDGFATAARRGSVAHDEIEHRDGKVVRRTNRAGGVEGGMTNGEPLRARAAMKPISTVPRALDTIDTSTGEAAKAQHQRSDVCAVAPAAVVAQAMVALTLADSILEKFGGDSVGEVRRNIASYLAAIPATQR; this is encoded by the coding sequence ATGCTCAGATGGCTTACCGCAGGTGAATCGCATGGTCCCGCACTGGTGGGCACGCTCGAAGGGCTGCCCGCCGGAGTAGAGATCACCACGTCCGAAGTGCAGTCGGCGCTCGCGCGGCGGCGCCTCGGGTACGGCAGGGGTGCCCGCATGGCGTTCGAGCAGGACCAGGTCACCATCCTCGGCGGTGTGCGTCACGGCATCTCGCAGGGTGGTCCGATCGCGATCATGGTGGGTAATACCGAGTGGCCGAAGTGGCAGAGCGTCATGTCCGCGGATCCGGTGGACCCGAGCGAACTCGAGGGTGGCCGTGCCGCGCCCCTGACGAGGCCCCGCCCCGGTCACGCCGACCTGGTGGGAATGACCAAGTACGCGCACGATGATGCGCGGCCCATTCTTGAGCGTGCCTCCGCTCGCGAAACTGCGGCGCGGGTCGCACTCGGTGCTGTGGCCGAGGCTTTCCTTGAGCAGGCCGCGGGGATCACGCTCGTGTCTCACACTCTTCAGGTGGGCCCCATTCGGGTACCGGACGACGCCCCGCTGCCGGGTCCCGACGCGGGCGCCGTCTTGGACGCGGATCCGATTCGCTGTTTCGATCCCGCGACATCGGCCGCCATGATTGCTGAGATCGACCAGTGCCAAAAGGACGGCGACACGCTCGGCGGCGTGGTCGAGGTGGTCGCATACGGTCTTCCGGTGGGGCTCGGTAGTCACGTGCACTGGGATCGCCGTCTCGACGCGAAGCTGGCTGCCGCACTCATGGGAATCCAGGCGATCAAGGGTGTAGAGATTGGCGATGGATTCGCGACGGCCGCTCGCCGGGGGTCCGTGGCCCACGACGAGATCGAGCATCGTGACGGCAAGGTGGTGCGTCGCACCAACCGTGCAGGCGGAGTTGAGGGTGGCATGACGAACGGCGAGCCCTTGCGTGCCCGTGCTGCGATGAAGCCCATCAGCACGGTGCCACGGGCGCTTGACACGATCGACACATCGACCGGCGAGGCCGCGAAGGCCCAACATCAGCGATCCGACGTGTGTGCCGTGGCCCCCGCCGCCGTCGTGGCGCAGGCAATGGTCGCGTTGACGCTTGCCGATTCCATTCTCGAGAAGTTTGGCGGAGACTCCGTGGGCGAGGTGCGACGAAACATTGCGTCCTACCTGGCCGCGATTCCCGCGACCCAGCGCTGA
- a CDS encoding shikimate kinase, translated as MPTTLIAPRVVLMGPPGAGKSSVGAALAELLGERLRDTDADIEASQGTTVAEIFVDRGEAHFRELEVAAVGRALEEHSGVLSLGGGAPLAAATQSALRSYQASGGTVVFLDVSLTAVVPRVGLNATRPLLLGNPRQQWLALMAARRPIYEEFATMTVLTDDRKPRDIAREIAAAVAGVSS; from the coding sequence ATGCCAACCACGCTGATTGCGCCCCGCGTCGTCCTCATGGGCCCGCCCGGTGCGGGCAAGTCGTCCGTAGGCGCCGCGCTGGCCGAGTTGTTGGGGGAGCGACTGCGTGACACCGATGCCGACATCGAGGCATCGCAGGGAACTACGGTGGCCGAGATCTTCGTGGATCGTGGCGAGGCGCACTTCAGGGAACTTGAGGTCGCTGCGGTCGGGCGCGCGCTCGAGGAACACTCCGGCGTGCTGAGCCTTGGCGGCGGGGCGCCACTCGCGGCGGCGACCCAGTCCGCGCTCAGGAGCTATCAGGCGAGCGGGGGAACCGTCGTGTTTCTCGACGTGAGCCTCACGGCCGTCGTCCCGCGTGTTGGCCTCAACGCAACCAGGCCACTTCTGCTCGGGAACCCGCGCCAACAGTGGCTGGCACTGATGGCGGCCCGCCGCCCCATTTACGAGGAGTTTGCGACGATGACTGTGCTGACGGACGACCGCAAGCCGCGGGACATCGCGCGAGAAATCGCCGCCGCCGTGGCGGGAGTGTCGTCATGA
- the aroB gene encoding 3-dehydroquinate synthase, protein MTTITFATARPYDVTVGRGLDDAIVDSIPERVSKALIVYSAAMTTRADALSRAIEARGITPVRAEVPDAEQGKTAEVMAFCWQVLGRSDFTRSDLVMGLGGGAVTDLAGFVAATWLRGIDVIQVPTTLLAMVDASVGGKTGINTLEGKNLVGAFHEPLSVWCDTERLLTLPRHDLVAGMAEVIKGGFIADTGILDIVEANAGLLGASSEQSGARGHSGADMRFVDPGALPVLEELIARKVTVKANVVAADLKESFLREILNYGHTFGHAIEYTERYQWRHGAAVSVGMVYAAELARLVGKLSDAEVDRHRAILGSIGLPTTYQAGRWDALYAAMKRDKKTRGDLLRFVILHGIGNPQRLEGPDPSLLVAAYDAVSR, encoded by the coding sequence ATGACCACGATCACGTTCGCAACCGCGCGCCCCTACGACGTGACGGTGGGTAGGGGGCTGGATGACGCCATCGTCGACTCGATTCCCGAGCGAGTCTCCAAGGCCTTGATCGTGTATTCGGCGGCGATGACGACTCGCGCGGATGCGCTGAGCCGTGCGATTGAGGCACGGGGGATCACGCCCGTGCGTGCGGAGGTCCCCGACGCCGAGCAGGGCAAGACGGCCGAGGTGATGGCGTTCTGCTGGCAGGTGCTTGGAAGGTCGGACTTCACGCGTTCCGACCTCGTGATGGGTCTTGGCGGCGGCGCCGTCACGGACCTCGCGGGCTTCGTTGCCGCCACGTGGTTGCGGGGGATCGACGTCATTCAGGTGCCGACCACCTTGCTCGCGATGGTCGATGCCTCGGTGGGAGGCAAGACGGGCATCAATACGCTCGAGGGCAAGAACCTCGTGGGGGCCTTTCACGAACCCCTCAGCGTGTGGTGCGACACGGAGAGGCTATTGACCCTGCCGCGACACGACCTCGTCGCGGGCATGGCCGAGGTGATCAAGGGCGGGTTCATCGCGGATACGGGCATCCTGGACATTGTCGAGGCGAATGCGGGCCTTCTGGGTGCCTCGTCCGAGCAGTCGGGCGCGCGCGGCCACTCGGGTGCGGACATGCGTTTTGTGGACCCGGGCGCGTTGCCGGTGCTCGAGGAGCTCATCGCACGCAAGGTGACCGTGAAGGCCAACGTGGTCGCCGCGGACCTCAAGGAGTCATTCCTGAGGGAGATCCTGAATTACGGCCACACCTTTGGCCACGCGATCGAGTACACCGAGCGTTACCAGTGGCGTCATGGCGCCGCGGTCTCGGTGGGGATGGTCTACGCGGCGGAACTGGCCAGGCTCGTGGGCAAGCTGTCCGATGCCGAGGTTGACAGGCATCGGGCGATTCTGGGCTCTATTGGGTTGCCCACCACGTATCAGGCGGGCCGGTGGGACGCGTTGTACGCCGCCATGAAGCGGGACAAGAAGACCAGGGGAGACCTGCTGCGCTTCGTCATCTTGCACGGCATCGGGAACCCCCAGCGTCTCGAGGGGCCCGATCCATCTCTCCTGGTCGCGGCTTACGACGCCGTCTCGCGGTAG